The sequence below is a genomic window from Lolium perenne isolate Kyuss_39 chromosome 4, Kyuss_2.0, whole genome shotgun sequence.
GCACTCTGTTAAATTTCACCCACTCAAGTCAAATGCATGTGTCGGAGTCCAGTACGACACTTCCCTCTGAGCTCAGACTCAGTGTCTTCTTCTAAGATACACCTGAAATAAGAAAGGTCAAAGGATTGCAGGAGCACCACACATGCTTCTGCCTGTCGCTCTTCTCCTGTAAGTTCTCCTTCCATGTACACATGGTTAACTTCTGAATGTTCCTCTGCCTCTTCTTTGCTTCACTTGATTGCTTTCCTTCCTTTAGAGTGACCGCTGTGTGTTCTTCTCTGAGGTTGTCTGGTCTCTTGCTTCCCTTGTGTGCAGGGAAGGGATGAATTGGGGAGGTTTTGTTTTGCTCAAGCACTCAGGTGCAGTAGATTATGTTCAGAAGCTTCCACCTGCAGAACCAGAATTAGTAGGAAACTGAAAACAGAGTCCATTTTAGATATCATGAATCTTTATGCTCAAATTCTTAATAAGTATACTAAGAACAGGCTGTGAAGTTGGGGAAATTGCTATGCTATTGCCAAAATTTAAACTCATGTTATTTTCTTCTCAACTTCTCCTCCCCATATATCAAGATGCTTATAACAATGGGTTATAACgaaaataaattaaaaaataaaattatGTGTGTCGTGTAGTGCGGCATGTAAATAAGATACAACATATCTGTTGTGGAGTTCACTACAAACTGTACAGGTCCAAGTGGGTACCTTTATTCCAGCAGTAGCATCATTTATTTCAAAACAATAGTTACTGGGCCATTGTGTCTCATCTTTATATTCGGTAGTCTCACTGGATCCAGTCTATGGACTTGAGATGGAAATGATAATCTGTAACTGAAACCAATTTTGAGCATTGCAATTAGGATTTCATTAACCTGAATCTTCCTTCCTGTTTTTCAGTTGTAGGTTCTTGTCAGACTTCTCTCTCAACATTATTGTCTTGCTGCTTTGTGTGTTCCATTCTTCTCAGTTTGCTCTGCTGGTCTTCTCACACACTTTATTTTGCTATTCAGTAATGCGGCTACCTGGCACTAATTCAGATTAAACTGATCCTTCTGTGTTCCATCAAGCACAAATTCAGAATAAATCGAGCAGTGTTTGTGCTCCCGAAAAATAGTTTCAGAAAGCATGAAGTTAGTAGCTTTCGGATTAGTTTTATTGGGGTGCCTCCAATCTTTGGCAGCTCCTGACCGCCAAGGTAAATCCCTTATATTTTGACATATATTTGAATATCTTTGCCACATCAGATATTACTCTACATGGTCAGCATTAGGTTATTTCAGATTTAATTGGAATATTTTACTGTGAACTATTGATTATTTCTATTTGACTAGACTATCAGTTGGAGATTTGCTTCCCTGTCTTTATAAATTATAATTAGCCAAGTATGTTTCATATAAACAGTATAATTACCATAGTAATCCTACGGAATGTGTTGTAAATGAGGCCTAAAATTGAGCTACTAATACACCAGTGCTGGCTAGTGGATATCAACCACTCCTTCAATTGCTTAGTAGATTTTCAGTTCTATTCCTAGGGAGCATAAAACTGTAAAAGCACTTCTCGTCAAATATTAAATATTAAATTATTTTAATGAATTGGACTACTTTTGGTTTGCATCAGTTAGGATCCAGATTGCAAGTGAAACACTGAACAGATACATTCTCTTGTATTTAGTGCCTACCTCATAATCCTGCAAACAAAATGACTTTTTTTTCTCAGTCATAGCACTGCATGAAATAAGGATGATGCTCACCGACAGCCGCGGTGTTTTGAAAGACTGGAATGATAATCAAGTTAGTCCCTGCTACCTTGCTAATGTTAGATGTGATCAACACGGCGACGTTATTGGAATGTAAGTGAAAGAATTCATCTCAAGTACTTTTAAAAAATACACTGAGCATAGTGAAATCTTCACTACTTCTACTAAATTATTTTTGAAATGCTTGATACCAACTTAGAACCCTTGAAAACCTCTCATCAGAAAACAAGGGTTTCACTTCGGCAGCACATTCTTCATGATCAACTCATTTGTCCCTTGAAAGAATTCATCTCAAGTACTTTTAAAAAATACACTGAGCATAGTGAAATCTTCACTACTTCTACTAAATAATTTTTGAAATGCTTGATACCAACTTAGAACCCTTGAAAACCTCTCATCAGAAAACAAGGGTTTCACTTCGGCAGCACATTCTTCATGATCAACTCATTCGTCCTTTTACTATTATAATACAGTTCTCTGTAGCAATTTACTCATGCTCAGGTGACTACATGCTAGTTTCTCATTTCCAAATTTGCAGAACTTTGAGCTCGTCAGGATTAAGTGGAGTCTTGTCACCCAGCATTGCAACGATAAAAACTTTACAGCAGCTGTAAGTTCAGTTATCTACTCTGCAACTATGTTGTATTTCAAGATTACACTTTACAAGAAAGAGTCTAGTCAAACATACATCTCACTTTTCCTTCCAAAAGGGATGACTTTCTGATCATTACATACTTGTTTTCAGGTTATTGGACGGTAACAGCATAACAGGAGGAATTCCACAAGAGTTAGGGAACCTATCAAATTTAATGACTCTGAAACTTGGAAGAAATAAATTAAATGGCTCGATACCTGAATCTGTTGGCCTTCTTTCAGAACTCCAAAATCTGTAAGTGAGCCCATAACTCGTGTTATCATGGCTGAAGAACAGCTCTAACACTGATATCTTGGACAGGGATCTAAGCCACAATTTGTTGATTGGCAACATTCCGAGCTCCTTGTCAAATCTTCCATCGTTGAACAATATGTAAGTTGGATTTTGGTGGTGATTTATCCATAAAACTTGTGCAACAGTGAATGTCACCAACAATATTCATTATTACTACTTTTTCACATAAATAAAAGACAGCTCTATTATCTTATGATATATGATAACTCGTGTTTTGCAGCAATCTTGCATATAACAGTCTTAGCGGCGAAATACCAGAACAGCTACTTCAGGTGTCCCAATATAAGTACGTATATCTTTAGTATTTTAAATTATGTTATACAAACGATTTCATGTGTACCACTTTACAGTTTACATAATAATTGAAATTAAGTTTTTCCAGCTATACAGGCAATCATTTGAATTGTGACCAGCACTTAACTTCATGTGCGGGAGGCACTAATAAGACAGGTGATTTAGATAGCCATATAGCAATATATACTGAACCATACATCTGTACAAAGAAGCAACATATATTGTCAAACTAAATCCTCGGTAATAGCAACAGGTGGATCAAGGAACTCCACACTCAAGGTGATTATTGGAAGCATTGGTGGAGCAGTCACACTGATTGTGTTTGTAGTTCTATTTCTGCTATGGTGGCAAAGAATGCGCCACCATCCTGAAATCTACATTGATGTTGCAGGTTCATTCAGCAAGATCACtacaaaaaaaatcaaatttatATCATAATTAAAATTTCAATGATGAAGAAGATTTTCCATGAGTTGAACCATTTGCTTCAATTTTTAGGTCAGCATGACCACAGCCTAGAGTTTGGGCAGATAAAGCGTTTCTCGTGGCGAGAACTCCAGATTGCAACCAATAATTTCAGTGAGCTAAGTGTTCTTGGCAAGGGCGGTTTCGGTAAAGTGTACATAGGAGTGCTTCCAGGTCCAGACAGTAAGAAAGTTGCAGTCAAACGACTGTTTGAAGTGGAAAGCCCCGAAGGTGAAATGGCTTTCCTCAGAGAAGTGGAATTGATAAGCATTGCTGTGCATAAGAACATATTAAGATTAATAGGGTTCTGCACAACGCCGACCGAGCGGCTCTTGGTATACCCTTTCATGGAGAACCTGAGTGTTGCTTCCCGTTTAAGAGGTAAGGATAAGCTAAGATAACCTCTTCATCTCTTTGTTTAGGTGTGTCAGCTGGGTTGACGCATGCAATTGTGTTGTGTCAGTTAGTGTAGACCAGAAACTAGATTGCAGGTTGTAAATGTTCAGTAAGTGAGAAAATAGATATTATGAAGTACTACACCAGTTCCTAAATATAAGAAGTTTTGGTAGGTAGGGGTGTGCAAAATCCCACACCATACAAACCGGGGAAACCGGCTAGAGTGGAGCTAGTTCATTCTTTTTCACAAAATTAACCTCAACTTCGAGTTTAGTGCAAAAACACTGAACTAGCAAAAATCGGTCAAACCGTGAGACCGTATTTGTCCACAACTATTGGTAGGCTATGTTAGAACAGAGGTATATTAAATTATCTCTAAGTTCTATAccggacactaaatttgtttcattaTATGTTTTTTTAGGATAATACTATATCATATAATTCATTTGTGCAACACTACTGCTAATGGAACATAAACAATTCCAGATATAGAACTTAATGAACAAACATTAGATTGGCCAACAAGAATGAGAATCGCACTTGGTGCTGCCCGTGGTTTGGAATATCTTCATGAGCACTGCAATCCCAAAATCATCCACCGTGATGTCAAGGCCGCCAATGTCCTACTTGACGGGAAGTTTGAAGCAGTCATAGGAGACTTTGGGCTGGCGAAGATGATGGACATAGGGAGAAACACAGTGACAACAGGGGTCCGCGGGACAATGGGCCACATAGCTCCTGAGTACTTTAAGACGGGAAGGCCATCAGTGAAGACAGACATATTTGGATATGGTGTCATGTTATTAGAGATTGTGACAGGTGAGCGTGCAATTTTCCCCCACTTCATGGAAGGGGATGGCGAGGTCATGCTCATTGATCAAGTAAGATAGCACTACTTTACTGAACTGTTGTTTATAAGTAACCAAGTAAAGATTATATTGCATGATGTTTCTGAAATCTTATGAAACTAGAGTAACCAAAAGCATTCTGATGTAGCCATTCTTTCTCACCTTAATAACTAATATGGGCAGCAGTTTGGTGCTTAGATATGAGCACTATGCAGTATGTTTAGGCTTGTGGTATGAACAATGAAATTTCCTTGCATTTTCTACTAATATCTTGGCTTGCATGCTCACATGGTTGACTCATATGAGATTGACTGATTAATCTGAAGGTGAAATTGATGATGCAAGAAGGGcgattggaagaaatcatagaccaCAATATAGACTGTGCATATGACTCTCAAGAGCTAGTAAAAATTATCCAAGTAGCACTCCTCTGCACCCACATTAACCCTGGTCAACGCCCTGCTATGTCGGAAGTTGTGCATATGCTGGAAGGAAATATTGTGTCGAAAGATCGGTGGGAGGAGTGGCAGCGAGCTGAGCTTACCCGCCGGGAGCAGTATGAGAATAAGCAGCACCACAAATTATTCAGCTTCAGTGAGGAATCACTTAACATCCATGAAGCCATTGAGCTATCTGGTGGCAGATGAGCTGCAAGAATATCTGGTTTCACTTGCATCTTTGTTAGAAAGAGGAAATATCAGAACTCAGAAATGTTTTTGCAGATATTATCTATCAGGAATACTCAAAAGAATTGGGAAGAAAATGCAAGCGGGTTTATAGGATCATTGATAGAACTATTTATAAGTAACTGCACATAGTATGTGGTGCTGTTAACACAGTGTTGTACTGTTGTGCTTCTACATATAGCTCACACATTACTAATCTATGTATAGTTGATTTTATCTGTGTGCACATGAAATTTTCTGATATGTGTATGACTATAGTTGCTTGTTAGATAAGCCACATAATTTCTTGAAAAGTTTAGTCAAAATTCCAGCATGCATCTTTCAAAATCCTTTGTTTTCGAAATGGAAACTtgtcccagcctctgcatcaattgatgcatacggCTTTTTATTAACCTTATTACTTGTTATTAATCTTTCAAAATCCTAACTAGAGATAAATAAACTGACAAACAATAGCCTAAGACAACTGCACAGCAATGTTTTCCACAAAGGAAAATCTGGAATTTTAAGGGTGATTGGAGGAATGAAGGTGACCATCAATGAAGATAAAACCAACAAACAAGAATCAAGATATTACTAATTAGTTATTAATTATTATACAAGGGAACATGTGTAAATACAAGCAATGGTCATATGGAGCTCAACACCAAACATGTACAGTGAGAACACATAAAAGGAGGTCAAGACATGAGAAAGAATCAAAGAAATCTCCACTTCAGTTACCAACTGTGGCGCAGATGACACTGTATAATCAACATGATTGCTTAGGCAATACTAGTTTCCTTAAATACCAGCAAGCATCAAGATTTTCCTGACAAGGCATGAATTCCCGGAGTCATGAGCACCCTCATCTGCTTTGGCCAGTTTTCAGGTCGTTCTTTCATTCAAGGAGACTTCTCACGATATTATTTGCAACTGTTAGATATTTTAACTGGCCCGCTCCCAATTTTTGCAGCAGATTTTCTGATGTCCAACTAGCTTGACATTGAGAATTAGGATAAGAGCCCTAGCAGGAAACAAGCATCCAAACCACAGGTACACGCGGCTCAACTGTTGTTATATCTGGGTTAGTTAAGAACGACGAAAGAAACCAACATCAGCAATGAGCGTGGTTCAGATAAGAAGCATCAGGTCTGCAGAAAGTagaaaaaaaatcaggaaaactaGATGTTCAATGTTCAAATCCGCAGTGCAACTATGTTGAACAAATCATATTTGCATTTATAAACACAGCTACCATAAAAAAAACTTTGCCTAATCAGGTCTGCGGAAAGTAGAACAAAAAACAGAAAACTACGACATGTATCGTTCGAATCTGCAGTTCAATTATGTTCATGAATGATATTTGCATTTACAAGCACAACTATCCTAAAAAAACTTTGCCTTAAGTAATATAGGATGAACAAGGAAGCTATGAAGAAAACATGGTCATGAAAAAATGTGAAGTTAAAagctactccctctgttcctaaATATAAGACGTTCTGTCAGTTTAAAACTGAACTGCGAGGACATCCTATGTTTAGGAACAGTGGGAGTAACAACTATGGTCCAAGGTGAATGCAGAAAAAACAGTGGAAATAAATTGCATAACCTTGCTACTTCTTACAAGAATGTTTCAAAGGAGAATTGAGACGGCTGGAGTATGGCTATGTGGTGCCAAAAAAACATGCAATTCAGACAACAACACAGAGAAACAATATACACTAGTAGGAATAGCATAGGATAAAGTTTGCGAACCCATCTGCGTATCAGAGCCTTCATATTGTAGAAAATGTGTGACCTGTCAGTGAAGAAACTCACTACTGTGAATAAGGATAACATGAAATTAGATCTTGAGAAGCATAGAGGGTATAGAAAAGCAGAGATAACCTTCATATAGCAGGCATATGGACTTTGTTGAATATCTCCAACATAGACTTGTTCTCCTGTACAGACACAAATTCTTAAATCTAGTCTCAAATTAAAATACTGTTGATGGTGGACTATCAGTTGCCCCAGAATAAGCAACAACCTTCTTTCTTTTCACATGTTTATGCACACGCCATTTATGTCATCAAGCAGTTCTTGGGTCTCTCACCCAGTACACTGACTAAAATCAGGTCACATAGACCTGGCCTGGAAATCATATAAGACCAGTGAGTATGCAAAAGCCGAACTTTGAGCAACTAATATTGAGAAATAACTTTCGAAGGAGTCATGGCACATATAAGAAAATCATACAGTTTTACAATCATTTGATTAGCATTGCAACCGCTGAAGAACAATGAGCACCTCCTGTAGAATATTTCTTCCATATCAGTGCAAGCTATTGGATTGATCTTCCAATCTTCCTAATTAAGCTAGACTACAGCATTGTTTTCTTGAAAGCTGGTGATTCTTTTCGAGATCTTATCAGATACTTCAGAAGCTAGGGCGTATCTATTGTTGGTGTAGCATGAATTAATGAAGCCAGTATAAGTCACATGGTCAACAGCCCAATCCTGGTCCAAAGCACGTTTCAGGAAAAGACTTGCATCATCCACATTTCCTGCAGCACTGAGCTTTCTAACTAGCACGCTTATTGTGTGAGTCTGTCGCCGTTTATCCAATCTATCCAATATCGATACAGCAACACTTGTCTTCTCCCTCCTGCAATATTCAAAGGCTAAAGTGACAGGAGTTACTTCACATGGCACCAAACATTTATCAAGCATGCCCTCGTATAATGACCGTGCTTCCTCTAGCCTCGATTCCTTGCAGAGCCCACTTATTAGAGCACCATAAGTTATAGAGTCAGCGAGGCATCCATTTTGAACCATTCTCTCAAAGACCCTCAAAGCCGATGTTGATTTGCCAACTTTACAATAGCCTGCAATCATTGAGGTATAAGTTTGTGTGGTTGGCACTAATTCTGTCGCAAGACACTTGTCAAACAGCTTTTGGCTTTCTTCCATTTGTCTCTGCTGACAATATGTAGCTATAAGGGTGGTGTATGTTTCTATATCAGGATGGCAACCATTTTCCACCATCCTGTTGAACAAATCTAGAGCATATGTTATGTGACCTTGTTTGCAGTGTTGAGTTATCAGTATAGTATATGTCACCTTATCAAGCTCAAGCCCTTGACTAGTGGCCCTCCGGAGCACCTTGTAGGCCTCTTGAATTTTACCTTTCTTGCAGAGGCCATCAATGACAGCATTGTATGTGTAAATGTTGGGCAGGAAACCTTCACTAGTCATCTTATTCATGAGCTCAAAGGCACGATCAAAGCTGCCTCCTTTGCAGTGCCCACTAATAAGCGTAGTGTATGTGTTTGTGTTTGGCGCCAACTCCTGCTCAACCATCCTTCCCAGCAGCATCTCTGCTCGAGCAAGCTTGCCCTCTTTACAGTACCCTCTAATCATCACAGTGTATGTATGCACATTCGGCTTGTATGAACTACTCTTGATGAGCTTCAAGAAAAGCCGGAATGCCCTCTCCGTCCACCCAATCTTACAGAGCCCGTCAATCAACGATGTGTGTGTGTACACGTTCGGCTTCAACCCTTTTCTGACCATCTCCTCCAGTACATGGAACGCCTGCTTGACGTGTCCTCTTTTACACAGACCATCAATCCACGCGGTGTAATTGACCACATTGGGCGGCGTTCCCATCTCCAGCATCCTCCTGAAGAACTCGGACACATCCCTAAACCGTCCCTTCTTGCAGAAGGTCCGCACGAGCACCGTGCATGTCGCGTTGTCCAGGCAGAACCCCTGCTCCCACATTGCTGTCAGCAAGGCGTCCAGGTCTTCCACCTGTCCTTCCCTGCAGCACCCCAAGACCAGCGCCCGGAAGCTGCGAGCGTCGGGGCACACCCCGCCACGCGTCACCATTCCATCGAACACCTTGCGCGCATAGACGAAGTTCCCGGTGTCAATCCCAGCTCTAAGGATCCAGTTGGCTGTTTCGACGCAGAACGGCAGACCGTGGCTGCGCATCTCGAAGACCATGTCCGCGGCCTCCGGGAGCCGACCTGCCTCGGCGAAGGCGGCGACCATCCGGCGCATGGCCTCGTGCGCCATGGGGAGGCTGCCCCTCGCGACGAAGGTGGTCGCGGCGGTGACGTAGAGGCGCATGAGTTGGCGCACGTCTGAGCGGGACGCCAGGCGGCGGAAGAGCGCGAGTGCCGCCGCGGAGCCATCGGAATCGGCGACGGAGGAGAGCGCCACGATGGCATCGTCGGGCGCGAGCGCGCCCGGGTCGTGGTCGCCGAGCGAGGAGATGCGGGAGGTGGCATCGGAGGTAGGAACGGGAGGTGGAGGCGGGGCGTTggatgtggtggtggtggagaaggacGAGAACTTGGGGAGACGGCCATGGCGATGGCGAGAGAGAATCTGCATGGACTCACTTCCTCTTTGGAAAATGGTTTCAAAGACTCTCCGGAGAATTGTTGGCTAGATGAGGGTGTCCTCCTGAGTCTGACTCACTCAAGTGCTCTTACAAACTATTGCAATCCGTTTTAAATTTGTTGACGTAGATTTGGTCTAATACACATCACGTTTTAATTACAGGTTCgctcattttgaaaaaaaaaaaaaactgtgtcAACTAACTTGAAACAAAAGGAGTACATATAATCTCCAAATCCAAAAGACAATATTTTGAACGTTTATGTTGGACAATACATATCAACTACTTTCAAATTCTAAAATTCCAATTCGACCAAAGATTAAGCATTAAAATGGACCAAAGTGCTGAAGTGCGCATCATGTCATCCGAAATGGTCATCATCATAGCAGATATATCATCCAAAATAGATGATTCAAATACAAATGTAATGAGAAATGAAAATCATCCAAATACAAAGATTATGAAAGAAGAAAGTTCAGCCACATTGCTCCACTCTAAACATCACATACACCACCAATGACAATGTCAGTCTCACTATCACTCCCTCCAATAAAGTGTCAACAGGCCGTGCCCACGCACCCACAAACTATGTTGCGGTTTTGCTAAAACACTAAAAATGAATACATGGAGGTATTCAAACTACGTACTATGTATTCTCTAGTGAAAGTGACCTCTTTCTATTGctaggtttttttttttgtgaatggGACACTGGCATTAAATAAACATCAAACAGTACAAAACAGCTTAAGAAAAACGAAAATTACAACGAGATTCTTGAGAAGCCCTTGAGTcggcgcgccgccgctgccgctcctccctgaGTCGGCCTGACGTTGTTGGTTAGCGTCGAGATGGGGTTGAAGCCAGAGAAGCATTATTACATGAGGCGCCACCACCACCTGAGCACCGCCCCTACAAACAAAAACCCTAAAGACGGGGAACGAAGCACCCAAAAATGGGAAACGGAGCCCACCCGCCGACGAGAGCCACGATCCACCGCACCTCCATGGCCCGAAGGCCACAGAGACGACCAGATCGGAGGCGGCCGCCGACAGGAGGCAGAGGAACCCTAATCGCTCCTCATGAGCGAAGGGGTACTAGGTTTCTATATGAATCATTACAGGTTAAAACATCGACATGCCGAATCTACCGTGGACGGAGGTTGTGATGATCTGGAGGGAGACTGGAGAGTTCCACCACGACGGATCCTATATAGTACCAATGATGAGGTTTTCAAAGCCAAGAAATGTATGAGCTTCTAACACGTACGTGCCCCAAATTCGCCAGCGGTACAAGCGGAAGCGAGAAATGCAACCCCATCTAAGTTGGGCCCCCCGGTGCTACTTGCACTGTCGATTTGTTGGAGATTCGCGCAAACCACTTCGCAAAAGAGCCCTTCCATCTCTGTCCAACCTGATAATTCCACCCAAATTTTAACATTGTTTTAGAGATTTATTCCCATGATAAATCTAAAACATCGTTGAAACGGTCTTGTGAACTACAGTCAGCTGCGCTGGAAATTTGATGTTCCAACAAGAATCATACGTGTATCAACCTTTGTTGAGGTATGAAGATTGAACCATATTAGATATTCGTAGGAGATTCACGCTGCAACAATATTGTTTTCTGGGGTATGAACAGGATTCACACATATATGTGAGGTGCGTAGacgatcgatcggcacagttggaTCGAGTAGGCTTGCGCGGAAGGCAAGGCCTACCGATGAGGCACTATAACCAACTTGAACTCATACGCGCAACAACTACCCCAGCTTTACATCCACATAAACCACCATAACCACCTCCATTCTTTGACTACCTTCCCGTGCACTCCACACTTCTCCCTATACATAACACGACCAGCCACCAAACTGAGGCACTCGCCGCACTCCCGCCCTTGAATAATCCTGAGACCACTCCTCGATCAACAGCCAGTCGAGCATGGCATCGATCAGCACGCACGacgacgctgctgctgctgctgctgtgacGAGCCATGTCGAGAACGCTCCGGCTCCTGCAGGTATTCTCGTTCTCTTCTGCGCGCGCGCAGCGGATCAACGTGATTGTCTTCTGACGCGCGCGCTCTCTCGATCGTGCATGCAGTTGCGACGGGAGATCGCGAGGAGGTGGCGGACGTCGGGAAGGGAACGGCAGCGGTGAAGGAGACGTCTGCGGAAGAggagcaggcggcggcggcgaggcgcgACGTGTTCCTGCTGGCCGGGATCAGGAAGCTCATCAAGAGCTTCAGGAGCCTGTCCCACATCTTCGAGATATacaaggacgaggaggaggaggaagaggacatcATGGACATCCAGATCGGGTTCCCGACGGACGTGCAGCACGTTGCCCACATCGGGCTGGACGGCTCCAGCAACGTCGCCAGCCTCAGGGGGATGGAGGGCGCCGCCAGGGACCTGCTCTCCCTCTCCACCAACCTCTCCATCCAGCAGTTCGACTTCGCCATGGCATCGCTCGCTGCTCACGACGACCGCAACGCCGCGCTTGCccgtaattaaattaattaattcCATGCTGCATGTTCCGTCCCCAACCTAATactctccctctctatccttcttGTTCTGTCCAGTCGATCTTGTGTTATGTTGTTACATGCCTTGCGCTGCTTCCAGTGACGATCGTTCAAGACAATTTCGCTTTACTTGTACGCTGTACAGCCTAGATTAGCAATCTATAAATTCTAAAcagggccggcggctcgtcgaaaCGGCCGATAGACCGTCGGTAAAACTCCAAATGTCTGACAGATTGTCCGTCGATTGCTGACTTCAATTCCACGGATGACTTCTGAACGAGTGTGCCTTCAGGTATGAGGTATCACTGTATCAGCGATCTCCTATCCTGAACCGGTCGGACGCAGCCATCCCGTACAAAAGTTAAATGGTACTCGCACACGGTACATCTCAACAAGCCCAGCGTCAACAGAACGGTCGAGGCGGCAAAGAAAGGAGTCGCGTACATATGCCCTGATATGCCAATTAAATACCTAGGCATAGAGCTTTGCTCATATGGCGCGCCAGTCAAGGGATGCAGAAGGAAGGTGTTGCTGAAATCATCAAGGACttatgttttatttcttttgcttGTAAGGATGTTCTTGTAAAGTGCTGGTTTTGGATAATATATTGTGTATTTTCGTAAAAAAAATTACCTAGACATGCCATGCTAGGAGAAATAAGTTCATGCATGAAATGAGATATTCCTGgggaaaagaagcaaaaaaaaatgATTGAGAGATGGGTGGGAGGAGCTCTAGCCATAGGTGGCAGGGTAACAAAACTTTACATATGTCTATGTCCTTTGTAGCATGAAACAAATATTTAATAGATGGATAAACCAACGAGACCTTTCCTATGGCAGAATAGATTTGATAAAATAAGATGCTACTGGGTTAGATGAAATCTGATTGGCAGACCAAAAAAGAAAGGTGGTTTAGGGGTGAAAAATCTAACCAAGTTCAACATTAGTTTgtgttataatcgagatgcacaataaacgaagaacaaaaaataaaacactgcaggggacatgagattttaacgtggaaaacccttgcaacacacaagggaaaaaccacgggcgccagccagcaaaacttcactattgatgcgacaaaaccctagcggc
It includes:
- the LOC127295284 gene encoding uncharacterized protein, translating into MQILSRHRHGRLPKFSSFSTTTTSNAPPPPPVPTSDATSRISSLGDHDPGALAPDDAIVALSSVADSDGSAAALALFRRLASRSDVRQLMRLYVTAATTFVARGSLPMAHEAMRRMVAAFAEAGRLPEAADMVFEMRSHGLPFCVETANWILRAGIDTGNFVYARKVFDGMVTRGGVCPDARSFRALVLGCCREGQVEDLDALLTAMWEQGFCLDNATCTVLVRTFCKKGRFRDVSEFFRRMLEMGTPPNVVNYTAWIDGLCKRGHVKQAFHVLEEMVRKGLKPNVYTHTSLIDGLCKIGWTERAFRLFLKLIKSSSYKPNVHTYTVMIRGYCKEGKLARAEMLLGRMVEQELAPNTNTYTTLISGHCKGGSFDRAFELMNKMTSEGFLPNIYTYNAVIDGLCKKGKIQEAYKVLRRATSQGLELDKVTYTILITQHCKQGHITYALDLFNRMVENGCHPDIETYTTLIATYCQQRQMEESQKLFDKCLATELVPTTQTYTSMIAGYCKVGKSTSALRVFERMVQNGCLADSITYGALISGLCKESRLEEARSLYEGMLDKCLVPCEVTPVTLAFEYCRREKTSVAVSILDRLDKRRQTHTISVLVRKLSAAGNVDDASLFLKRALDQDWAVDHVTYTGFINSCYTNNRYALASEVSDKISKRITSFQENNAVV
- the LOC127348905 gene encoding uncharacterized protein; its protein translation is MASISTHDDAAAAAAVTSHVENAPAPAVATGDREEVADVGKGTAAVKETSAEEEQAAAARRDVFLLAGIRKLIKSFRSLSHIFEIYKDEEEEEEDIMDIQIGFPTDVQHVAHIGLDGSSNVASLRGMEGAARDLLSLSTNLSIQQFDFAMASLAAHDDRNAALARN